The genomic window CCACTAAAATTATATATGATAAATGTCATTATCTGGTTGAAATGTAATATATATAATTGTAATTGGAGTTTTTTCTATCAAACTTACTATGTGCCAACGACTCTTCTTGTAGTGTCGCCTTCAGTGTCATTTGAGCTGAATATTTTTGCTAGCCCGAAATCTGAAATTTTGGGATTCATTTCGCTGTCCAGGAGAATGTTGCTTGGTTTAAGATCTCGAAGTATGACAAGCAATCCAGAGTGCTTATGTAAGTAATGGAGTCCATGTGCTACTCCTTCAATTATTTCTAATAGTTTTGTCCAATCTAGTAAAGCTCTTTTATACTCATCTGCACATCAATTAGATAATTAGTATACGGCGAAAAGCGCCCACATAAATTAAACTACATATTCGCAGAACTGATAGAAATAACATTTTTGAGTAATATTTAGTTCTTTTGATGCAACACAACCATGGAAAATAATTAAGGTAAATTAAGGAATGCAAATGCATACCAAAGATGAAGATGTCCAGGCTTTTGTTTGGCAAGTATTCGTAGACCAATATTTTCTCCTCTTCTTGGGAGCAACATCCCAAGAACCTAACCAAATTTGTGTGCTGGAGTTTGGCTATGAGCTGGACTTCATTTTTAAACTCAGTGAAACCATGTCCTGAATGTGAAGCAAGTCTCTTAACCGCTATCTCCAACCCATCTGGAAGCTGGCCCTGAGGAAAAAATATCTACCCAAAAGTTAGGCTCTTCCCCACCTTGGCTGTAATTAGTCATCCTCTCCCGTTTAAAAGTTAGTACTATATAAGATAGCTAGATTCAATGTTGACATACTTGTTTCATACAAGAGATCATATTAGGCAGCTAGAACAGTTCACAAGAACAAAATGTGAACCTCATAGACCTACAAATGTACCTTATAGACAGCACCAAAGCCACCTTGTCCAAGTTTGTTTTCTTCTGAAAATTTACTTGTTGCCTCCAATAGCTGTTCAAAGTGAAACAAAGAGAACTCGGAATTCTTCCCTTGCCAAACTAGGTCCTCTCTCCCTAAATTCCACTAGGTCATCAGCATAACATAATTACCACTACATTTAAAAAAAGATTATCACCACTAACCGTAAAGAACGTGAAGGAAGAACATTCCACTAGGTCATTAGCTAGCATACCTTTTCTTCGCCTTTTGAGACGACGAGAGTAACAATTGAAGAAGAGAAATGCTGCTGCCGATAGTGGAACTGCAACTACCGCAATTACCCACAACATGCTCCTGCATTTGGTCGGAGTCGTCGGCGGTGGCCGCGACGGCAGACTCAGCATGGGCTGGGTGTCGTAGAACCGATACGCCTCATACCTAAAATAGCACCGCGTGACAGCCATCTGCCCACCAATTCGCAGGGACATGGTGGAGTTGACCATGCCGAGGAGACGGAGCAGGCACGCCGAGCAGTCGTCCGCGGACAGGTCCGGCGTGCACTGCGCCTGGGAGTACACCTTTGGGTAGGTCGTCACCTCGTCTACGTCCATGACGCCGGTGGCGTACAGCCTCGGTGGCGTGGTGGCCGCCTTCTCTGCAGTCTCCACCAGCAGCTCGCGGACGAGGCCGACGGCGAGGGGGACGTCGCCGGTGGTGACATTCTTGATGTTCCACTGCTCGAAGGGCGGCGTGTTATCGCCGTACCCTCCCGTGGTATTCGAGGGCGCCGCTAGGATATCATAGCCGGCGCTATAGACGACGATACAGTCGCCGTAGCTGGAGCGGGCCTTGTCGCACCTGGTCCGGTTCAGCGCCTTGCCGAACCAGTTGGCGATGCAGTCACCGCAGGCGGGACCATCGAGGACGTCGCCGCGGCAGAGCGCGAGCGCGAAGACGACGTTGGGGGCGCCGCCAAAGGTCTTGGTGGCAAAGTGTACCGGGGAAGAGGCGGCGTTCTTGGAGAGAGTGGTGGCGATGGCCTTGACGTTGTCACAGAACACGTCGGGTGCCGCCAGAGACGGTGTGAGTAGGAGGAGGAGCAGGATGATCGCCATGGCCGATCTATCACGAGTGCACGACTAGCTAGCTACAACATGTTTCTTGTTTCCCTTCTGCCAGATGAGATGATCCACAAATAAGTGCGCTTGTGTGTCATCAAATCACCATCGGTCACTTGGAAAAATGAACACGGAAACCTTTTTTCAGCTGATTTCGCATGGGTCAATTAATACTTACTCCCTCAAAAATCTTGTCcctcaaatagatgtatctagcactgaggGGCAagatttttcggacggagggagtactttgaaaCGACCAACGCACCCATCACCATGCACTGAAAGGCACATTACTTTGGAACGATCAACGCACACTCAGACTTTTGAATGCGGGGGGCCTTATTTTTTGTTCTTCTGAATCACTAGATAATTGTCAATGCGTTACAATGGCAGCATAATTTGTACCCCTGCGATCTAAAAAACTGTCATGGCTTTAGTTCATCTTTAGTTTAAATTTAAAATGAAGCCATGACACTTTTTTGGATCGTAAGGAGTAGATTTGTATTATTTTTTTTAGTGAATTTGTGTAGGTAATCATCGTGATTACAAGCCATTTTATTGTTAATGTGATTACAAATTAAAGAAAAAAGCTTTATAGTTACGGTGGTTTTCATGCAAAACTGATGAGGAAAAACCAAAGATGGGATGAGAAAATAAAAATAGGAACTACCGATGAAAGGGTGGACGAACAAATGAGCTAGAGAGAAAACTATTTTTTAAAGTATGAGAGATTCTCTTTCTTATCATGCCGGGTAGGGAGGATAGAACCTTGgttttttttttttgtgtgtgtgtgtgtttgctaaatttctacttcctccgttcctaaatatttttctttctagagatttcaacaagtgactacatacggagcaaaatgagtgaatttatactctaaaatatgtctatatatatccgtatgtggtagtccatttgaaatctaaaaGGATATATATttaggaaggagggagtagctttcacTTGAATCTGTTATCGTTCCTTTATGATTCATGCATCATGCGTAGGGTACATTTCCTTCTGTTGGAATTACTGCCATTTATTAAACAGTCAGGATGACTGGAATAGCAAGGTTAGTGGGCGGCGACATAATACCCAAGCGACGGCCGTTTACATAATGGAGAGAAAAACGAGACTTATTATTTTTGAGCACTTTTTATGCACCTCTTTATCTGACTCTCTTGTTTAATGAGTCATAACATGAACTAACAGAGGTAAGCATAACAATGTTGACTAATGTTTTGTGGGTGCTGCTATAGGGAGCTGCTATAGCGCGCCTGTTGCGAGCGCTAAGGGAGATCCCACACGTTGGGTGGACTGGCCCAGTACATTGAATCGCTGGCTCCTATAGTGTAGCGTAGGTTTGATTTGTGGAGTTTTTCcttttgtgattttaaaaaataaCCGAGaactaaaaatgttcatgaatatgaAAATTGTTTGTGTTTCCAAAGAatgatcatgaatttgaaaaaaaatcatgaattcaatAAATGTTTGTGCATTGCGAAAATTGTTTGtgaattaaaaaattgttcatggatTGAAAGAAAAAATTGCAAATTCAAAATTTGCGGATTCAACAAATGCTCATGAATTTAAATATTATTTGCGGATTAGACCAAATGTTTGtggaattttaaaaatgttaaatttaAAATTTATCACGAAATTGAAAAGATAGTCTGTGCATTGAAGTTTTTTCGAAAATTAATATTTtttaacatttatttaaaatatcGACTATTTTTTGATattctaaaaaaatgaaaaaatgcgaATTTTTTTTTGTTGAAACAATTTTTTAAGcacgaacaaaatttaaaatcctGAACATTTCTGAAGAAAAAATTTATATCCCAAAAAATACTGAAATTTAttgatatttttgaattttttaaaaaggaAAAATAACTAGAAAACAGGAAAAATGagtgaagaaaaaaaaacttctaGAAGATTCAATCGTCGGTCAGGAACCTTCCAAAAGCTCCTAAAACCAGTCGCGGTAGTTTGCTCGCTCGCTTCGCTTTCATTCCTAAAATGCCAGGCCCCTCTACCTACACTAGTCGGCGATTGAGTCCTTAACGCTGAGCGATACATATCAATTGTGATGTTTTGTTGTGTTTTCAGTCGATATTTTAGGCTGTTTTGTTTTTCTGTGTGTTGGACCGATTTAAAGCCTACTACCTTTTGGTTAATTTTTGTATAGTGTCATGCCATCATAAGCTATATGTATGTCAGTGGCAGCTTACATTACTAGCTAAAAgtttatacacagaatcttaccagtagcgcttgttaaaatgagacgctactgctacttagcagtagcgcgtcggcTAAAACAGCGCTACTGTTAcccgcttagtagtagcgtggcAGTAGCAGAATGCgatactactataattgccacaccgttcccgacgtgctaggtatagtaatAGCGCCCTTCCAGaaacagcgctactactacggatttttagcagcagcgcgttttgtctcCGCACGCTACTGTTAAAactattttcacctaacccccgCACGGCCTggttccctctcctctgcttcctcccccaattccccactctctcttctccccctcgtcgcctccgcctcgccgtcgtctcgccgccgtctccctcgaccccgccttgctgccgtctcccccgaccccggctCACCGCCGTCTCCCTCGATCCCGCCTTGCTgccatctcccccgaccccgcctcgccgcgcctcggtaccgccgtctcccccgaccccatctctctccccgcccacTGTAAGaactctccccttccgatccctcttgtttgcttagtatgaaccctagctatttagttctagttagtacgaaccctaggctatttttagtgctagttagttaattacaattAGTATTAACCCTATTTAATTAGGTAGTACGAACCTAGTTAAAAATGGatacttatatggtaattagggtagtagttcctaggtactaattactccctccgttccgatttactcgtcatggtttacgagtaaatcggaacggagggagtagttagtaagaactaggtactaattaggtactaatttatttttatttatagtaagtttatttttagtaagaattaATTgatttaatagaactagttagtaagaacttgttgctacttttttagttaaagcaatttttcccgcatcgacgtggacgatgcctatcccgcatcctcgtcgtcgagtcggcggaggacgacacctgcttgaccagacgggccatgtccgggactggactCCTCGGGGTgttactgggaggcgctacctaccggggggcgcaggttgtgAGGAGCCaccctgtcgttgacccgaaccttctttggtgacGGTCGTGTGGGCCAAtgacgatccagaggctcgaggaccccgcggaggtggtgcgtcatcgtgtcagtgaggaggacgcgcacgtccgtcgctacttgtttgcgttggagtacaggttctccaatacctggcaggttcttcagggatctcactggagctatgatcccgtgatggttccttctctgtgggtgtccaccgcccgcgccgatacccgtcgtgtgctagggttttagttgtattagtgatgttatatgtatgacactattcgggatgtattagtgataatattcgacgatgtacggacgcatgagatgatttacttttgcttattgaatgcatgctaatttgagtcctataagatattttgaaatgtatatcttgtgttgctcaaataggatatgtgcttgcccaagtgaccgatcatgtttgcaggttacaccttcgagtggcctatgttttgccagagtgttgattcatttccgctccggcaaatttcaggcgctcgatatgtcctattttagcaaaggtcatgccgaattttttcgtgaattttggcatgacttgtgccaggatatgtaggaaatatcgagtgccctggatttgtttgttgagtatcctggtagttgtcttcgatcgattttcaattaatgtttcaactatgaacataggaaatgtctgacgacgaaaaggatttcggtacttgcaaatactgcaaagacgagcgcgtcctgtgcgacggaatcttcctagatgatgataggcgcttcagcatcaagctggatgagaacttcgaagtagatacagtaagtcacaacgacaagtttttttttcgtaattaagcatgacatatgcttcatttgcttgaacttataatttatttatttttactattctactagcgtatcccctaccatgcaagagtttttgtattggataagataggtttcagtcgtactatggaggtaaagaaagtttacttgaagaccaagcatggttatatttttaacataaaattatacaattcagatgactacacctattttggatgcaaaacatggtgagcactatgcaagacttatgcatttgagcctgatatggttatcacctttgatattcgtccggaagatgatattgaaggtaataccgacatctgggtcgatgtgcagacgcctccagttataccattatgtaagtttctcaatcatatttatgtctttgatattgtttattcaaaaatagttgacaactaatttgtattgtcagcttatttcggtgcaagcaaacatgttcagcgcttggtagacaggaccgtatactgtgccggggctgagctcaactgcgaggagctcagtcactatgtttcatggcttgatgatcttgatactatcaagacaaattttcttcctgcatttagaaatgttagtactgaaaacgtgcgaccaatagtgttcgtaatgaactacagtcacatctatttaggaaggatggtaagatttttatcatttgtcctcagtgcatcttttccatacattatttttgaagctaaacttcattgctaagtatgttaccatacgatgttcttcaacagggactcccgatgaatgttgtgccttatgggatcgagactaaaggtaccataagtattattagcttacggccaagatatcctacagattactttagtgcattcaagattagcgacggatgcttaatagtgtaaaactagaccaaatatgtgatgggggagcgcagagaagtactagggggcagcaaacagatgtgctacccacgattaggagacaggttcatctgcatgctccaacttgatcaaggaggagagctatacatgttttatgttattttacctaagagagagcagcaggagtgattagctagctagaaatgagtttgaagatgatgatgtgctacattattattatgatgataaaatagctagtgttggtggtaatgactatgtaatgactatgatgattattattagctagtgttagtggtgattaaataaatattgttggtggtaatgactatgatgatgattaaatagcttgtgctggcggattagattcaagtggaggcaacatgtggtgcacatcaaaagtactactagtccaaactagatcaagtttggattagtagtatacttttgacatgcatcacatattacctccactagatcaagtttggattggtagtatacttttgacatgcaccatatattacctccacttgaacctaatccaccttcatttgacgcactgttatggacataatgatgtaaacctcataactggtattgtacaaATATTTGTACGATgacgcataaatacactaaaaaaagaatactagtagcgatggagggAAAACACACTGCcactagttacattagcagtagcgtggaagtaaacaaacgctgcagctatttgtcctagcagtagcgcgtgtgggcacgcgttactgctaagcaatagctgtagcgccttattagtagcgcgcctacccgtgctactagtgagcacaaaaccagcgctactgctaggattttccctagtagtgttagtctGAAACCCGTTATTTGCTGAGTGCCAACAAAGACTAAAAAGGACTCGGCAAAGCCTTCATCAAGTGTTACACTCGGTAAAGCGGATTTGGCAAACCCCCTTTAGGCAAAGAACTATTTTTTTCATGCACTCATGAAAAACCCTTCGTCGAGTGTCAAAACCTAATACTCGGCAAAGGTGTGGTGGTCACGACCGGCGTGTtgtggagagagagggaggaggggggATAAGGAGAGGGATAGCGGGTTGTGCTAGCCGTTAGATCTAGGTGATCGAAAGGCCACAAAGTGCGATCCGTGGAAGGCTTTCCTCGCCTAATCAACGGTAATCACACAGATTGTGTGTTATCTCTTTCTCGAGTTTTAGTCCCTTGACACTGCAAAACGTTTGTTTTACGACATCTCCAACGGGAGATACCGTCGATGGGAGAATAGGCAGGCATTGATTGCTTGTTCCCCCACTTAGAGAAGCCTAAAGATCTACCACAAGAAAATAAATCAAGAGAAGAACACGTCCCCGTCCCCCGTccgtcccctcccccccccccccccccctctctcaaaaGAGCATTGTGCCCTCTTTCATTTATATATCGAGGGCCTAATATATTTTCCGAGATTGGCTTTGACTATTGAGAAGATtaatactccatccgtcccaaaataagtgtctcaaatttAGTACAATTTTGTACTATAGCTAATACAAAGTTGAGGCCGTTATTTTGGGGCGGTGTGAGTAGTATATAAGACGTATAgtatgaaaattatatcattggaagctcccctcatgtacgaatttgatggtatgctttgtataacttgcatatcatatattattgcTCAAACATGTGGGTAGAGTTaatcttaaaaaacgcattagaccctatgGATGGAAAGATGGAGTAGTTGTTTTCTAAATTAATACAATATTGCTTTCTCTCTATAAGCGTCTACTTAAGCGTCTTCCAATGGAGAGGCCCTTCGAGCAACTCCAAcgcggcgacccatttcgtccgcgcgcgtccgtttgggtcggcacggacagaaaagtcggcccaatGCGCCAAACCAAACGGACGTGCATCCGCTTTTCGTCTGCCCGCCGACCCACTTTTGGCCCATTTTTGAGCCGAATTTGCGTCAGTgcggacacgcgacggacgcgTGCATGCCCGCCTACTCGTCCCCCAGGCCCCCTGATCGGTGGAACATTAGCCATCCTCTCCCATTCCAACAACAAACCCTCACCCACCTCCTTCATCGTCGCCGCCGCTGCCCTTTTCTCCGGTGACTCTGCCAGCTGCTGGAGCCGCAACATCCCCTCTGCAACGCCGCCACCTCACACATCGCCCGCCCCACTGTCTTGCCGCTGGGGAACTGAAAGCTTCCCACCCCTGCTCCCCCGACACAGCCGCGACCGtgaccaagaagccgcctcgctGCCCCTGCCAGATCGTCACCGGCACGCTCGCCGGTCGTCGGCATGCTCGTTGGACGCCACCAGCGCAGCTAGCTGATCCGAGGGCGGCATGACTCCcttcgccggccgtctccttcgtcgacgcccgcaaactgttcgacagtttgccaaggtacaaaatggactccgctTATGAGTttttttttcacaatttcctttgcgactctgaCGATTCCTCATCCGATGATGAGAATGATATCTAggttgccgtgttggtccatcaccacctcaatagcCAGCGCTCGTTGTTTCGTGGCTCCATTCCGcggcaccttccggcgttgaatcacaaccgagagagcgggcatttccttctttggaaggattactttgatacaacaaacccattgttcaaacatcagaaattccaCCACCGCTTTTGTATGGGTAGACATCTTTTCAActgtattagagagggggtggtttgctatgatgactatttcaagtgcaaagaggatgccgttggaaagattggtttctcctcttataaaaaatgcactgccgccatcagaatgcttgcatacggagtgcacggtgatctcattgatgagtacatctgtatgagcgagtctacatgcctagacttCCTGTATAAGTTCTACAAGGCCGTTATTGTTGTGCTTGGCCCTAAGTGCTTGAGAGAGCCGACTCctgaagatacaacccgtttgttggcAATGAATGCTATTTTATTTGGTTGAAACTATGCTATATTTGGTTGTGGACTATATGTTTGCTTGTGAAATAATGCAGAGGTTGTGTGTGAAATGATGCAAAATTTGTGCTATTTGTTGAAAAAaggcggccagccggccacgccggcACATATGGGTTGGCGTATTAGGCGCACAGCCGACCCAAATCTCAAACAGGATAGACGCCGGGCGGacggccgacccaaacgaacaaaaAGCGAACAAAAGAGCCATCCGTTTGGATTGGcatgttggagttgctcttaaacTGACGATGTACTGAAGTTTGCTTTCTAACAACAACGGCTTGATTCACAGTGTCGTCCATAAATCGTGCACATGGCGTCGTGTGTATAGCAATATTCTTCTTTTTCCTTGGCATGTGcat from Triticum aestivum cultivar Chinese Spring chromosome 3B, IWGSC CS RefSeq v2.1, whole genome shotgun sequence includes these protein-coding regions:
- the LOC123067210 gene encoding cysteine-rich receptor-like protein kinase 6, with product MAIILLLLLLTPSLAAPDVFCDNVKAIATTLSKNAASSPVHFATKTFGGAPNVVFALALCRGDVLDGPACGDCIANWFGKALNRTRCDKARSSYGDCIVVYSAGYDILAAPSNTTGGYGDNTPPFEQWNIKNVTTGDVPLAVGLVRELLVETAEKAATTPPRLYATGVMDVDEVTTYPKVYSQAQCTPDLSADDCSACLLRLLGMVNSTMSLRIGGQMAVTRCYFRYEAYRFYDTQPMLSLPSRPPPTTPTKCRSMLWVIAVVAVPLSAAAFLFFNCYSRRLKRRRKGREDLVWQGKNSEFSLFHFEQLLEATSKFSEENKLGQGGFGAVYKGQLPDGLEIAVKRLASHSGHGFTEFKNEVQLIAKLQHTNLVRFLGCCSQEEEKILVYEYLPNKSLDIFIFDEYKRALLDWTKLLEIIEGVAHGLHYLHKHSGLLVILRDLKPSNILLDSEMNPKISDFGLAKIFSSNDTEGDTTRRVVGTYGYMAPAYASKGVFSIKSDVFSFRVVIFEILSGKRNSGNQQCGGFVNLLGYTWQLWEEGKWIDLLDASLLPDIHLAKLMRCINIALLCVQENAVDRPTMGDIVAMLRSDTMILAKPKQPAYINVRVGNEETSNAPESCSINDITISATIPR